One segment of Pyxidicoccus xibeiensis DNA contains the following:
- a CDS encoding response regulator transcription factor produces MSHTPEAGAPPWILAVDDDPRVLEAIQLVLETLGGLRVCTATDVASVEDCLTRIRPAVVVLDLGLPGVDVTGLAARMRGETERPAPLLVISADERGAARAAELGAYAFLAKPFGPEELLACVGQGLGPGGGRP; encoded by the coding sequence ATGAGCCACACGCCGGAGGCCGGCGCGCCCCCGTGGATTCTCGCCGTGGACGACGACCCGCGGGTGCTCGAGGCCATCCAGCTGGTGCTGGAGACGCTGGGAGGGCTGCGGGTCTGCACGGCCACGGACGTGGCGTCGGTGGAGGACTGCCTGACGCGCATCCGGCCCGCCGTCGTGGTGCTCGACCTGGGCCTGCCGGGCGTGGACGTGACGGGGCTGGCGGCGCGGATGCGTGGGGAGACGGAGCGGCCCGCCCCGCTGCTCGTCATCTCCGCGGACGAGCGGGGCGCGGCCCGGGCGGCGGAGCTGGGCGCGTATGCCTTCCTCGCCAAGCCCTTCGGGCCGGAGGAGCTCCTCGCCTGCGTGGGCCAGGGGCTGGGCCCCGGCGGCGGGAGGCCGTAG
- a CDS encoding ATP-binding protein yields MTPTSARAGLHSLPWPTRAFSVALLFGVCMAASVRLDTLSHSVPFPIFLAGILAAAWLGGTWLALVFTGLATTALALQFIPPRGLLVVAEPGDAVLLGTFSLVGGLISVAVASLQEARGRAEQLRRLTEALARAATPPELAAAVRQQALAMLEAPLTALWTAQGGTAPLAPRHVPASPTEPLPGDSFTTLAEHALRSGALLCPRSPGPGRPCEVAVTLRGSHQVLGALVLLLPGRASPGLRQRRLLLALGEACAVALERALLQERLLGERQMLDAVLAQAPVGVIVAEAPSSRILLYNAAAERILGHPCIPSNAVADYAAYGGLHSDGTRFSAEEYPTARALLKGEHVQNELQRYLRGDGVETLLEISAAPLRSPEGAITAAVCVFSDVAARQRAEQALRVSEERYRQMFEAAPQVIWTNATDGSNTLFNSRWFELTGQTPEQAASYGWLKVIHPEDLPRLRARRDEGIREGQAYAVEFRVKAARGGYRWLLGRVVPLRGASGALEGWLGAAIDIHERKRAEAVQRFLAEASAVLARSLDERETLEQAIRLVVPELADWCIVDLNTAAGLERVAVFHPDPAAAPHLEALRRHRHRAGASSPVLEVFRTGEPRLIERFTQEDYVATTRSDAHLAALRALAPSQVMVVPLVAREQVLGTLSLLSGAAREPYTGEDLGLARDFAARCALALENARLLNRLQRSLRTRDDFLSSVAHDLRNPLTVIKMRAALLAAEVAKRGELAPERLESAAARILKATDEMGTMIESVVDLMRGEMGQAPNLRRTDVDMVALTRDVASDQQQGSRRHEVRVHTPDAPIIAPVDPVRVRRIVRNLLTNAVKYSPEGSSIDVSVQHREEQGSGWAVVEVQDRGMGIPARDLPHLFERFFRGENVTGRIPGTGLGLFGSRALAEQHGGRIEVKSVEGQGSTFSLWLPQTAPAEASSGKEQRA; encoded by the coding sequence TTGACCCCCACCTCCGCGCGCGCGGGACTCCATTCCCTGCCCTGGCCCACCCGGGCCTTCAGCGTCGCGCTGCTGTTCGGGGTGTGCATGGCCGCCTCGGTCAGGCTCGACACGCTCAGCCACAGCGTGCCCTTCCCCATCTTCCTCGCGGGCATCCTCGCGGCGGCGTGGCTGGGCGGGACGTGGCTCGCGCTCGTCTTCACGGGACTGGCGACCACCGCGCTCGCGCTGCAGTTCATCCCGCCGCGAGGGCTCCTCGTCGTGGCCGAGCCAGGGGATGCGGTGCTCCTGGGCACGTTCAGCCTCGTGGGAGGCCTCATCAGCGTGGCCGTCGCCTCGCTGCAGGAGGCGCGCGGCCGCGCGGAGCAGCTGCGGCGGCTCACCGAGGCGCTCGCGCGCGCGGCCACCCCGCCGGAGCTGGCCGCGGCGGTGCGGCAGCAGGCCCTGGCGATGCTCGAAGCGCCCCTCACCGCGCTCTGGACGGCGCAGGGCGGCACAGCCCCCCTGGCCCCGCGCCACGTCCCCGCCAGCCCCACCGAGCCGCTGCCCGGCGACTCCTTCACGACGCTGGCCGAGCACGCCCTCCGCTCGGGCGCGCTCCTGTGTCCCCGCAGCCCCGGCCCTGGAAGGCCCTGCGAGGTGGCCGTGACGCTGCGCGGGAGCCATCAGGTGCTGGGGGCGCTCGTGCTGCTGCTGCCAGGGCGCGCGTCCCCGGGCCTCCGGCAGCGCCGCCTCCTGCTGGCGCTGGGCGAGGCCTGCGCCGTCGCGCTCGAGCGGGCCCTGCTCCAGGAGCGGCTGCTGGGCGAGCGGCAGATGCTCGACGCCGTGCTCGCGCAGGCGCCGGTGGGCGTCATCGTGGCCGAGGCCCCCAGCAGCCGCATCCTGCTCTACAACGCCGCCGCCGAGCGCATCCTCGGCCACCCCTGCATCCCTTCCAACGCAGTGGCCGACTACGCCGCGTACGGCGGCCTCCACTCGGATGGCACGCGCTTCTCCGCCGAGGAGTACCCCACTGCCCGGGCGCTGCTGAAGGGAGAGCACGTCCAGAACGAGCTGCAGCGCTACCTGCGTGGCGACGGCGTGGAGACGCTCCTGGAAATCAGCGCCGCCCCGCTGCGCTCGCCGGAAGGTGCCATCACCGCCGCCGTGTGCGTGTTCTCGGACGTGGCCGCGCGCCAGCGCGCCGAGCAGGCCCTGCGCGTCAGCGAGGAGCGCTACCGGCAGATGTTCGAGGCGGCCCCCCAGGTCATCTGGACCAACGCGACGGACGGCAGCAACACGCTGTTCAACTCGCGCTGGTTCGAGCTGACGGGGCAGACGCCGGAGCAGGCCGCTTCGTACGGGTGGCTGAAGGTCATCCACCCGGAGGACCTGCCGCGGCTGCGGGCCCGGCGCGACGAGGGCATCCGCGAGGGCCAGGCCTACGCCGTGGAGTTCCGCGTGAAGGCGGCGCGCGGCGGGTACCGGTGGCTGCTGGGGCGCGTGGTGCCCCTGCGCGGCGCGTCCGGCGCGCTGGAGGGCTGGTTGGGCGCGGCCATCGACATCCACGAGCGCAAGCGGGCGGAGGCCGTGCAGCGGTTCCTGGCGGAGGCGAGCGCGGTGCTGGCCCGCTCGCTCGATGAGCGGGAGACGCTGGAGCAGGCCATCCGGCTGGTGGTGCCGGAGCTGGCGGACTGGTGCATCGTGGACCTCAACACCGCGGCCGGGCTGGAGCGCGTGGCGGTCTTCCACCCGGACCCGGCTGCCGCGCCGCACCTTGAGGCCCTGCGCCGCCACCGCCACCGCGCGGGCGCGTCCAGCCCCGTGCTGGAGGTCTTCCGCACCGGCGAGCCGCGGCTCATCGAGCGCTTCACGCAAGAGGACTACGTGGCCACCACCCGCTCCGACGCGCACCTGGCGGCGCTGCGCGCGCTGGCGCCGAGCCAGGTGATGGTGGTGCCGCTCGTGGCGCGCGAGCAGGTGCTCGGGACGCTCTCGCTCCTGTCGGGCGCCGCCCGGGAGCCCTACACTGGGGAGGACCTGGGGCTGGCGAGGGACTTCGCCGCCCGCTGCGCGCTGGCGCTCGAGAACGCGCGGCTCCTCAACCGGCTGCAGCGCTCGCTGCGCACCCGCGACGACTTCCTGTCCTCGGTGGCCCACGACCTGCGCAACCCGCTGACGGTCATCAAGATGCGCGCGGCGCTGCTGGCCGCCGAGGTGGCGAAGCGGGGCGAGCTCGCACCCGAGCGCCTGGAGTCCGCGGCGGCGCGCATCCTCAAGGCCACCGACGAGATGGGGACGATGATTGAGAGCGTCGTGGACCTGATGCGCGGAGAGATGGGCCAGGCCCCGAACCTGCGGCGCACGGACGTGGACATGGTGGCGCTCACGCGGGACGTGGCCTCGGACCAGCAGCAGGGCTCGCGGCGCCACGAGGTGCGGGTGCACACGCCCGACGCCCCCATCATCGCGCCGGTGGACCCGGTGCGCGTGCGGCGCATCGTCCGCAACCTGCTGACCAACGCGGTGAAGTACAGCCCGGAGGGCAGCAGCATCGACGTGAGCGTCCAGCACCGCGAGGAGCAGGGCAGCGGCTGGGCCGTCGTCGAGGTGCAGGACCGGGGCATGGGCATCCCCGCCCGGGACCTGCCCCACCTCTTCGAACGCTTCTTCCGGGGAGAGAACGTCACCGGACGCATCCCGGGCACGGGGCTGGGGTTGTTCGGCTCTCGCGCGCTCGCGGAGCAGCATGGCGGCCGCATCGAGGTGAAGAGCGTGGAGGGCCAGGGCAGCACCTTCTCGCTCTGGCTGCCGCAGACCGCGCCCGCGGAGGCGAGCAGCGGGAAGGAGCAGCGCGCATGA
- a CDS encoding alpha/beta hydrolase yields the protein MATHRIPVVFIHGLWLHSDSWKPWVELFRAAGYEAFNPGWPGDASTVEETRQHPERVANLSVADITEHHVRFVRELGTKPILIGHSFGGLIAQKLLGMGLASAAVAIDPAQFRGVLPLPFIQLKTVFPVLGNPANYKRAVSQTPEQFHEGFANAVPEEESNALHAKYTIPTPARPLFEAAFANLNWKTAARVDTRNPDRGPLLIIGGGRDATVPESVSRAEYRRYRKAPTVTDYKVFSDRGHSLVIDHGWREIAETALEWLARQRLAPTATGEEHFLGLDPAAASPPPPVPRTP from the coding sequence ATGGCAACCCACCGCATTCCCGTGGTCTTCATCCACGGGCTCTGGCTGCACTCCGACTCGTGGAAGCCCTGGGTCGAGCTGTTCCGCGCGGCCGGCTACGAGGCGTTCAATCCAGGCTGGCCCGGAGACGCCAGCACCGTCGAGGAGACGCGGCAGCACCCGGAGCGCGTTGCCAACCTCAGCGTCGCGGACATCACCGAGCACCACGTCCGGTTCGTCCGCGAACTGGGCACGAAGCCCATCCTGATTGGCCACTCCTTCGGCGGGCTGATTGCGCAGAAGCTGCTGGGAATGGGGCTCGCGTCGGCGGCCGTGGCCATCGACCCCGCGCAGTTCCGGGGCGTGCTGCCGCTGCCCTTCATCCAGCTCAAGACAGTCTTTCCCGTGCTGGGCAACCCCGCCAACTACAAGCGCGCCGTGTCGCAGACGCCCGAGCAGTTCCACGAGGGCTTCGCCAACGCCGTCCCGGAGGAGGAGTCCAACGCGCTGCACGCGAAGTACACGATTCCCACCCCGGCCCGGCCGCTGTTCGAGGCGGCCTTCGCCAACCTCAACTGGAAGACGGCCGCCCGCGTGGACACCCGGAATCCGGACCGGGGCCCGCTGCTCATCATCGGCGGCGGCAGGGATGCGACGGTGCCCGAGTCCGTCTCGCGCGCGGAGTACCGGCGCTACCGCAAGGCGCCGACGGTGACGGACTACAAGGTGTTCAGCGACCGCGGGCACTCGCTGGTCATCGACCATGGCTGGAGGGAAATCGCCGAGACGGCGCTCGAGTGGCTGGCCCGCCAGCGGCTGGCCCCCACCGCAACGGGCGAAGAACACTTCCTGGGCCTGGACCCGGCCGCCGCGAGCCCGCCGCCCCCCGTGCCCAGGACGCCTTGA
- a CDS encoding tetratricopeptide repeat protein yields MKPPPPRAPSYLQGLPFHLAPRTAASMSERERRVAAARAGDAQAALGAASMLFAGEEGPVDVPLATQLLRDAAERGSLEALLMLGGMLWSLDGHEHEGVRWLQEAAVLGAAEAVYVLGMASARGRGLPRDVALARQFLEHAERSGIAEARDELARLPSSG; encoded by the coding sequence ATGAAGCCGCCACCACCGCGAGCCCCCAGCTACCTGCAAGGCCTGCCCTTCCACCTGGCACCGCGCACCGCCGCGTCCATGAGCGAGCGCGAGCGGCGGGTGGCGGCGGCGCGCGCGGGGGACGCGCAGGCGGCGCTGGGGGCCGCGTCCATGCTGTTCGCCGGGGAAGAGGGGCCGGTGGACGTGCCGCTCGCCACGCAGTTGCTGCGGGACGCGGCGGAGCGGGGCTCGCTGGAGGCGCTGCTGATGCTGGGCGGGATGTTGTGGAGCCTCGACGGCCATGAGCACGAGGGCGTGAGGTGGCTGCAGGAGGCCGCGGTGCTCGGTGCGGCCGAGGCCGTGTATGTCCTGGGCATGGCGAGCGCGCGGGGTCGGGGCCTGCCGCGTGACGTGGCGCTGGCACGCCAGTTCCTGGAGCACGCGGAGCGCTCGGGTATCGCGGAGGCGCGGGACGAGCTGGCGCGGCTGCCCTCCTCGGGCTGA
- a CDS encoding polymorphic toxin type 15 domain-containing protein, with protein sequence MSTPTRTTRPPAPAPAASRPSPSRAAAPAGAASRMGSAPVVRLTPQPVGGTLSIGEVDLSSGQLLIPEATAAEAKVGRDLEVPVRLPGLAEGTIKVRKRGETFNTTGAGTAIRLAHPALAPLADAVPTTLVVVVKDNVVTGWVGVGQPGPVRGSRRALVDGMLKSTEALGLLGMTRITVPRVVNEFTAGRINLAVENMGFRLGGYLEGTGSLKLDNQALQVEGGAKIDIPGCSGGELRVRRGSDGKLGGDLRISVTIGPASGAVVAKLADGFVHVQGTVGYRNERMGGTITLIATDEKTARDLTTRTDLDPSALPVAPPGEGNPPKPGKRAFCGWGELTITLTPWLSGRARVLVNSQAQATIIGEVRPQKELILFPEKEWNKRLFKLEIRAGYGVPVIGQVGVFANIGLEALAKVGPGKIHNMSASGQFSTDPRVENLFVLEGSVNISAFAGLRLRAEGGVVITVLGHDLKAGVGLNALAGVRGYVDAVARIGRRMNAAGKPEWFIGGHMEIAAQPFLGFSGDLFVELDSPWWSPAPDKKWTWPLFSLEYPLPGEFGIGADVDYVLGSRTWPTVQFGEVDFDSSKFMTDLLANDVSKGSGGERRKPGTWREGTGGGAPGGARGGKGRGGRGENTESFDGPIGETMTFSDGAESHRLFIKEEARGTTTMMASEVETLEAKLTRWQGRMDLLADADKATVRTLLPQARDRAHALDQLTDEQKTLKEAEKNAKATHDRHKGTKRKRSGQNQKKKPSEMKRRVQVAQAALTALVKQVSTLTADEAFKPVDRQARLHGGSEPVQLGQKDGRARLRVADSDEALALAAVSAGEAMSRAFNQSGPNLVRTTRDTVQARAEKFKVARIIGGRINRRVRRSLDAPLGDVMTVVASLGRTMQIARLARALRTIPVAPRTLEFHGNPFQYPDKSSPRAQYRTAFRKEMARQLKLQQRGINGYTVDRWLKNLLLFRMDATLYRMMDMGGREAVLKALKERAAKALEVSTDRQKDLDERLKGIRAELDRLAQDAKTLEKLKQELAQAKKTTKKAQEAVGVNKRKLERNVKATEKQQGLQAHWEPLLALANERLRLAQVAVDRILKAQGSSDLLGLQVDDGVTVQRELHEDLRPRRTDLGGTDEEEDEIHYHELRVIGRQGNEVKVREKLSPYYGAMAKRVGLWNQFIHLKNGFGTFAVLHNPDQVAGGEDSWPEFKLPPGKNFDDKAWTTLFQKMRRYVGNSKVNSQIGDQWKKRMNTEAQVIMKLLPPQSHPIWKNNFRFVMTPPEGKP encoded by the coding sequence ATGAGCACCCCCACCCGCACGACGCGCCCGCCCGCGCCAGCGCCCGCCGCCTCGCGCCCCTCGCCGTCGCGAGCCGCCGCACCGGCCGGCGCCGCCTCCCGCATGGGCAGCGCTCCGGTGGTACGCCTGACGCCGCAGCCGGTGGGCGGCACCCTGTCCATCGGCGAGGTGGACCTGTCCTCGGGACAGCTGCTGATTCCCGAGGCCACCGCCGCCGAGGCGAAGGTGGGGCGCGACCTGGAGGTCCCCGTGCGCCTGCCCGGGCTCGCCGAGGGCACCATCAAGGTGCGCAAGCGCGGCGAGACGTTCAACACCACCGGCGCGGGCACCGCCATCCGCCTCGCCCACCCCGCGCTCGCGCCCCTGGCGGACGCGGTCCCCACCACGCTGGTGGTGGTGGTGAAGGACAACGTCGTCACCGGCTGGGTGGGCGTGGGCCAGCCGGGCCCCGTGCGCGGCTCGCGGCGCGCGCTCGTGGACGGGATGCTCAAGAGCACCGAGGCGCTCGGCCTCTTGGGCATGACGCGCATCACCGTGCCCCGCGTCGTCAATGAGTTCACCGCCGGGCGCATCAACCTCGCCGTGGAGAACATGGGCTTCCGCCTCGGCGGCTACCTGGAGGGCACCGGCTCGCTGAAGCTGGACAACCAGGCGCTGCAGGTCGAGGGCGGCGCGAAGATAGACATCCCCGGCTGCTCCGGCGGCGAGCTGCGCGTGCGCCGGGGCTCGGACGGCAAGCTGGGTGGAGACCTGCGCATCTCCGTCACCATCGGTCCGGCGTCGGGCGCGGTGGTGGCGAAGCTCGCGGACGGCTTCGTCCACGTGCAGGGCACGGTGGGGTACCGCAACGAGCGCATGGGCGGCACCATCACCCTCATCGCCACCGACGAGAAGACCGCGAGGGACCTCACCACGCGGACCGACCTGGACCCGTCCGCGCTGCCCGTCGCGCCGCCCGGCGAGGGCAACCCGCCCAAGCCAGGCAAGCGCGCCTTCTGCGGCTGGGGCGAGCTGACCATCACCCTGACGCCGTGGCTGTCGGGCCGCGCTCGCGTGCTCGTCAACAGCCAGGCACAGGCGACCATCATCGGCGAGGTCCGCCCGCAGAAGGAGCTCATCCTCTTCCCGGAGAAGGAGTGGAACAAGCGCCTCTTCAAGCTGGAGATTCGCGCGGGCTACGGCGTGCCCGTCATCGGCCAGGTGGGCGTGTTCGCCAACATCGGCCTGGAGGCCCTGGCGAAGGTGGGGCCCGGGAAGATTCACAACATGAGCGCCAGCGGGCAGTTCTCCACGGACCCGCGCGTGGAGAACCTGTTCGTCCTGGAGGGCTCGGTCAACATCTCCGCCTTCGCGGGACTGCGCCTGCGCGCCGAGGGCGGCGTGGTCATCACCGTGCTCGGCCACGACCTCAAGGCGGGCGTGGGACTGAACGCGCTGGCCGGCGTGCGCGGCTACGTGGACGCGGTGGCGCGCATCGGCCGGCGGATGAACGCGGCAGGCAAGCCCGAGTGGTTCATCGGCGGCCACATGGAGATTGCCGCGCAGCCGTTCCTGGGCTTCAGCGGAGATTTGTTCGTCGAGCTGGACTCGCCGTGGTGGTCACCCGCGCCCGACAAGAAGTGGACGTGGCCGCTGTTCAGCCTGGAGTACCCGCTGCCCGGCGAGTTCGGCATCGGCGCGGACGTGGACTACGTGCTCGGCTCTCGCACCTGGCCCACCGTCCAGTTCGGCGAGGTGGACTTCGACTCCAGCAAGTTCATGACGGACCTGCTGGCCAACGACGTGTCCAAGGGCAGCGGCGGCGAGCGGCGCAAGCCGGGCACCTGGCGCGAGGGCACGGGCGGCGGGGCTCCGGGCGGCGCGCGCGGAGGCAAGGGCCGAGGCGGGCGCGGAGAGAACACCGAGAGCTTCGACGGCCCCATCGGCGAGACGATGACGTTCTCCGACGGCGCCGAGTCCCACCGCCTGTTCATCAAGGAGGAGGCGCGCGGCACCACGACGATGATGGCGAGCGAGGTGGAGACCCTCGAGGCGAAGCTCACGAGGTGGCAGGGCCGGATGGACCTGCTGGCGGACGCGGACAAGGCGACGGTGCGCACGCTGCTGCCGCAGGCGAGGGACCGCGCCCACGCCCTGGACCAGCTCACCGACGAGCAGAAGACGCTCAAGGAGGCGGAGAAGAACGCCAAGGCCACCCACGACCGGCACAAGGGCACGAAGCGCAAGCGCTCGGGGCAGAACCAGAAGAAGAAGCCGTCGGAGATGAAGAGGCGCGTGCAAGTGGCGCAGGCCGCGCTGACGGCGCTGGTGAAGCAGGTGAGCACCCTCACCGCCGATGAGGCCTTCAAGCCCGTGGACCGCCAGGCCCGGCTGCACGGCGGCAGCGAGCCCGTCCAGTTGGGCCAGAAGGACGGGCGGGCCCGGCTGCGTGTGGCCGACTCCGACGAGGCCCTGGCCCTGGCGGCCGTCTCCGCCGGTGAGGCCATGTCCCGTGCGTTCAACCAGTCAGGGCCGAACCTCGTCCGCACCACCCGGGATACCGTGCAGGCGCGCGCGGAGAAGTTCAAGGTCGCGCGCATCATCGGAGGCCGCATCAACCGGCGCGTGCGCAGGTCGCTGGACGCGCCGCTGGGCGACGTGATGACCGTGGTGGCCAGCCTCGGCCGCACCATGCAGATCGCCAGGCTCGCCCGCGCGCTGAGGACCATTCCCGTGGCGCCGCGCACCCTCGAGTTCCATGGGAACCCCTTCCAGTATCCCGACAAGTCGAGCCCGCGCGCCCAGTACCGCACCGCCTTCCGCAAGGAGATGGCGCGCCAGCTCAAGCTGCAGCAGCGGGGCATCAACGGCTACACCGTGGACCGGTGGCTGAAGAACCTGCTGCTGTTCCGCATGGACGCGACGCTCTACCGGATGATGGACATGGGCGGACGCGAGGCCGTGCTGAAGGCCTTGAAGGAGCGTGCGGCCAAGGCCCTCGAGGTCAGCACCGACCGACAGAAGGACCTGGACGAGCGGCTCAAGGGCATCAGGGCCGAGCTCGACCGGCTCGCGCAGGATGCAAAGACCCTGGAGAAGCTCAAGCAGGAACTGGCCCAGGCCAAGAAGACCACCAAGAAGGCCCAGGAGGCCGTCGGCGTCAACAAGCGAAAACTCGAGCGGAACGTGAAGGCCACCGAGAAGCAGCAGGGGCTCCAGGCGCACTGGGAGCCGCTGCTCGCCCTGGCCAACGAGCGGCTCCGCCTGGCCCAGGTGGCCGTGGACCGGATTCTCAAGGCCCAGGGCTCGTCCGACCTGCTGGGCCTCCAGGTGGATGACGGAGTCACCGTGCAGCGGGAGCTGCACGAGGACCTGCGGCCCAGGCGCACCGACCTCGGCGGCACCGACGAGGAGGAGGACGAGATTCACTACCACGAGCTGCGCGTCATCGGGCGGCAGGGGAACGAGGTGAAGGTCCGCGAGAAGCTCAGCCCCTACTACGGTGCGATGGCGAAGCGGGTCGGCCTGTGGAATCAGTTCATCCACCTGAAGAACGGGTTCGGCACCTTCGCCGTCCTCCACAACCCCGACCAGGTCGCGGGAGGCGAGGACAGCTGGCCGGAGTTCAAGCTTCCCCCGGGGAAGAACTTCGACGACAAGGCCTGGACGACCCTCTTCCAGAAGATGCGGCGCTACGTCGGCAACTCCAAGGTGAACAGCCAGATTGGCGACCAGTGGAAGAAGCGGATGAACACCGAGGCGCAGGTCATCATGAAGCTCCTTCCGCCGCAGTCGCACCCCATCTGGAAGAACAACTTCCGGTTCGTGATGACGCCGCCAGAAGGGAAGCCGTGA
- a CDS encoding AAA family ATPase, translating into MKQPEAAFEAIAPTAASHFRLYWFAAVSRVLARVGASDEFPFLAGYHDELAALGAAGRDDAWWQAALSAWERRVPGHLPTRALREAAGLDHRALTLLFCVGLTEEDARFGLLFETLQAAPGVHRPTLGLLHAWWNAEGGEARAALEPLREAGLLRVTNPDAPRIEWAFEVPGPLWDALRGDVRARPLPWLRHRPAAELLEPSRLILPDALRDTVERLPPLLDRREVRTLLVRGPRHGGRRTLVGALARSLGRGLLEVELPSPRGDEPSRQATTRNEEHARLAGTLATLLHAVPAFVVDPAPGEVTELPGFGACDAPVAVVLGRFGGAGGRVERAVTLTLETPSPAARRAHWLRSGVVEEAVLDTLATRFRLSSGHIHAAAELARSQAALAGRDTLTAEDVRRAVGGLDRQALDALATRMETGGDWSELAVAADVQRELLHLERRCSQREQLQDAVGPSLGRHLRPGVRALFRGPSGTGKTLAARLLAAKLGMELYKVDLSSVVNKYIGETEKNLSRIFSLAEELDVVLLFDEGDALLARRTAVQTSNDRYANLETNYLLQRIESFEGIMLLTTNAGDQIDTAFARRMDVTVDFRAPDAAERWGIWQLHLPVHHAVEAQFLHEVAARCGFSGGQIRNVVLHAASLALDDGGTMETEHLDAAIQREYRKSGGICPLKRNVGTIRSVRG; encoded by the coding sequence ATGAAGCAGCCAGAGGCGGCTTTCGAGGCAATCGCTCCCACAGCGGCAAGCCACTTCCGCCTGTACTGGTTCGCCGCCGTCTCTCGGGTGCTCGCACGCGTCGGCGCCTCGGACGAGTTCCCCTTCCTCGCCGGCTACCACGACGAGCTGGCCGCACTCGGCGCGGCCGGGCGCGACGACGCGTGGTGGCAGGCCGCCCTCTCCGCCTGGGAGCGCCGCGTCCCCGGCCACCTGCCCACGCGCGCCCTGCGTGAGGCCGCCGGGCTCGACCACCGCGCCCTCACCCTCCTCTTCTGCGTCGGCCTCACCGAAGAGGACGCCCGCTTCGGACTTCTCTTCGAGACACTGCAGGCCGCGCCCGGAGTTCACCGTCCGACGCTCGGACTGCTCCACGCCTGGTGGAACGCCGAGGGCGGCGAGGCCCGCGCCGCCCTGGAGCCCCTGCGCGAGGCCGGCCTCCTGCGCGTGACGAACCCCGACGCGCCCCGCATCGAGTGGGCCTTCGAAGTGCCTGGCCCCCTCTGGGACGCGCTGCGCGGCGACGTGCGCGCACGCCCCCTCCCGTGGCTGCGCCACCGCCCGGCGGCCGAGCTGCTGGAGCCCTCACGCCTGATTCTCCCGGACGCGCTGCGCGACACCGTCGAGCGGCTGCCACCCCTGCTGGACCGGCGCGAGGTGCGCACGCTGCTGGTGCGCGGGCCTCGCCACGGCGGACGGCGCACGCTGGTGGGCGCGCTCGCCCGCTCGCTGGGGCGCGGCCTGCTGGAGGTGGAGCTGCCCTCGCCCCGCGGCGACGAGCCCTCACGTCAGGCCACGACTCGCAACGAGGAGCACGCGCGGCTGGCCGGCACGCTGGCCACGCTGCTGCACGCCGTGCCCGCCTTCGTCGTCGACCCCGCTCCGGGAGAGGTCACCGAGCTGCCCGGGTTCGGTGCCTGTGATGCCCCCGTGGCCGTGGTGCTCGGCCGCTTCGGCGGCGCGGGCGGCAGGGTGGAGCGCGCCGTCACGCTGACGCTGGAGACACCGTCCCCGGCGGCACGCCGCGCGCACTGGCTCCGCTCGGGCGTCGTGGAGGAGGCAGTGCTCGACACGCTCGCCACCCGCTTCCGGCTGAGCAGCGGCCACATCCACGCCGCCGCGGAACTGGCCCGCTCGCAGGCGGCACTCGCCGGCCGCGACACCCTCACCGCCGAGGACGTGCGCCGCGCCGTGGGCGGGCTCGACCGGCAGGCGCTCGATGCGCTCGCCACGCGCATGGAGACGGGCGGCGACTGGAGTGAGCTCGCCGTCGCCGCCGACGTGCAGCGGGAGCTGCTCCACCTGGAGCGACGGTGCAGCCAGCGCGAGCAGCTGCAGGACGCCGTGGGCCCGTCCCTGGGCCGGCACCTCCGCCCCGGCGTGCGCGCGCTGTTCCGAGGGCCCAGCGGCACCGGCAAGACGCTGGCCGCGCGCCTGCTCGCGGCGAAGCTGGGCATGGAGCTCTACAAGGTCGACCTCTCCAGCGTCGTGAACAAGTACATCGGCGAGACGGAGAAGAACCTCAGCCGCATCTTCTCGCTCGCCGAGGAGCTGGACGTCGTCCTGCTCTTCGACGAGGGCGACGCGCTGCTCGCCAGGCGCACCGCCGTGCAGACGTCGAATGACCGCTACGCCAATCTGGAGACCAACTACCTCCTCCAGCGCATCGAGTCGTTCGAGGGCATCATGCTCCTCACCACCAACGCGGGCGACCAGATAGACACCGCCTTCGCCCGGCGCATGGACGTCACCGTGGACTTCCGCGCCCCCGACGCCGCCGAGCGCTGGGGCATCTGGCAGCTCCACCTGCCGGTGCACCACGCCGTGGAAGCGCAGTTCCTCCACGAGGTGGCCGCGCGCTGCGGGTTCTCCGGCGGTCAGATACGCAACGTCGTCCTTCACGCGGCCAGCCTCGCACTCGACGATGGAGGCACCATGGAGACCGAGCACCTCGACGCGGCCATCCAGCGGGAGTACCGGAAGTCCGGCGGCATCTGCCCGCTGAAGCGCAACGTGGGCACCATCCGGAGCGTGCGAGGATGA
- a CDS encoding DUF4150 domain-containing protein translates to MANTVGVNKMSVVTKDSQGTTVAFPDVCKTPSPAGPVPIPYPNIARSADTAKGSQKVTVESNPLCLKDSNFSTSTGDEAGTAGGGVASSKTKGKAEFVNFSFDVKVEGKNVARAFDLMLHNDKNTPPVPLMQPPVAAPGKSPEKTMCPVCNEYHDT, encoded by the coding sequence ATGGCTAACACGGTCGGTGTGAACAAGATGTCTGTGGTCACGAAGGATTCACAGGGCACCACGGTGGCCTTCCCGGACGTGTGCAAGACGCCGAGCCCCGCAGGGCCCGTCCCCATCCCGTACCCGAACATCGCGCGCTCCGCCGACACCGCGAAGGGCAGCCAGAAGGTGACGGTCGAGAGCAACCCCCTGTGCCTGAAGGACTCGAACTTCAGCACCAGCACGGGGGACGAGGCCGGCACGGCGGGAGGTGGAGTGGCCTCCAGCAAGACGAAGGGCAAGGCCGAGTTCGTCAACTTCTCCTTCGACGTGAAGGTCGAGGGGAAGAACGTGGCGCGTGCCTTCGACCTGATGCTGCACAACGACAAGAACACCCCTCCGGTGCCCTTGATGCAGCCACCCGTGGCCGCGCCGGGGAAGAGCCCGGAGAAGACGATGTGCCCTGTCTGTAACGAATACCACGACACGTGA